In Erythrobacter sp. F6033, a single genomic region encodes these proteins:
- a CDS encoding arginine N-succinyltransferase gives MTFRLRAARPADLEHLYEMAKLTGGGFTNLPPDRSALGSKLERAAEAFANTGDEVVDEQFVLVLENLQTKKIAGTCQLMTKVGQKWPFYSYRLNTLTQYSEELDRTVRAELLSLVTDLEGSSEVGGLFLHPNNRAGGLGLLLARSRYLFVAMHRKRFADRILAELRGIIDERGGSPFWDGVAGRFFGMSFQDADYFNAINGNQFIADLMPKHPVYVAMLSDDAKSVIGVPHPTGRAAMRMLENEGFHYEGYVDIFDAGPSMVARTDDVTSVKNSKEAKVADVDLLEGERAILATGRLETFRACYGARHFNEDGTIAIDSAAADALDVGKGDTVWSVAR, from the coding sequence TTGACCTTTCGCCTGCGCGCTGCGCGCCCTGCCGACCTTGAGCATCTGTATGAGATGGCGAAGCTGACTGGAGGCGGATTTACCAATCTCCCGCCAGACCGCTCTGCTTTGGGTTCAAAACTGGAACGCGCGGCAGAAGCCTTTGCCAACACTGGCGATGAAGTGGTGGATGAGCAATTCGTGCTGGTGCTGGAAAATCTCCAGACAAAGAAAATCGCGGGCACATGCCAGTTGATGACGAAAGTCGGGCAGAAATGGCCGTTCTATTCCTATCGCCTCAACACGCTGACGCAGTATTCCGAGGAATTGGACCGCACAGTTCGCGCCGAATTGCTCAGCCTCGTCACCGATCTCGAAGGGTCGAGCGAGGTTGGCGGCTTGTTCTTGCATCCAAATAACCGCGCAGGCGGCCTAGGGCTGCTGCTCGCCCGCAGCCGGTATCTGTTCGTCGCGATGCACCGCAAACGCTTTGCCGATCGCATTCTGGCCGAACTGCGCGGGATTATTGACGAGCGCGGCGGATCGCCGTTTTGGGATGGTGTTGCGGGCCGTTTCTTCGGCATGAGTTTTCAGGACGCGGATTACTTCAACGCGATCAACGGCAACCAGTTTATCGCCGATCTGATGCCCAAGCACCCGGTCTATGTCGCGATGCTATCCGATGACGCCAAAAGCGTGATTGGCGTGCCTCACCCGACAGGCCGCGCAGCCATGCGGATGCTCGAAAACGAAGGTTTCCATTACGAAGGCTATGTCGACATTTTCGACGCCGGCCCAAGCATGGTGGCTCGCACGGATGACGTCACCAGCGTGAAGAACAGCAAAGAGGCAAAGGTTGCCGACGTCGATCTGCTCGAAGGGGAACGCGCGATCCTTGCCACCGGTCGCCTTGAGACATTCCGCGCCTGCTATGGTGCAAGGCACTTCAATGAGGACGGTACGATTGCAATTGATTCGGCCGCTGCCGATGCTCTCGATGTGGGCAAAGGTGATACGGTATGGAGCGTTGCGCGATGA
- a CDS encoding PspC domain-containing protein, with translation MSKLTKNNGGAPQTGYRLDKHNAKLFGVCSGLANLTDIDATIWRIGLVIATLLGVGLTIPIYLAVALIAD, from the coding sequence ATGAGCAAACTGACAAAGAATAATGGCGGCGCGCCGCAGACCGGATACCGTCTTGATAAGCACAACGCCAAACTGTTCGGCGTATGCTCGGGACTTGCCAACCTGACAGATATTGATGCGACCATCTGGCGTATCGGACTTGTCATCGCGACCCTTCTGGGTGTTGGCCTGACCATTCCGATCTATCTCGCAGTCGCTTTGATCGCAGACTGA
- a CDS encoding NUDIX hydrolase — MSNSEFVRDADADKPEETRWEGRFITAKTRGRWEYVGRARGIRAAAIIAIDEDADGTRHVILVSQYRVPLSRFCLEIPAGLVGDDDGGEGEHASEAAARELEEETGYRAGTLDVLGEFYSSPGMVSECFTLLRATNLTKVSDGGGLPDENINVHRIALSDLSRFVAEWRKAGHAVDVRIAMLLTPEYLGEELK; from the coding sequence ATGAGCAATTCCGAATTTGTGCGCGATGCCGACGCAGACAAACCCGAAGAAACCCGCTGGGAAGGTCGATTCATCACGGCCAAGACGCGCGGGCGATGGGAATATGTTGGCCGCGCACGCGGAATTCGCGCCGCCGCGATCATCGCCATAGATGAAGATGCGGACGGCACGCGCCACGTCATCTTGGTCAGCCAATACCGCGTCCCGCTCTCCCGCTTTTGCCTCGAAATTCCTGCTGGCCTCGTCGGTGACGACGATGGCGGCGAAGGCGAGCATGCCAGCGAAGCCGCCGCGCGCGAGCTTGAAGAGGAAACCGGATACCGCGCCGGCACTCTAGATGTCTTGGGTGAGTTTTACTCTTCGCCCGGCATGGTATCCGAATGCTTTACCCTGCTCCGCGCCACCAATCTGACCAAAGTCAGCGACGGCGGCGGGCTGCCCGATGAAAATATCAACGTGCACCGCATCGCGCTGTCCGACCTGTCCCGCTTTGTTGCCGAATGGCGAAAGGCTGGCCACGCGGTCGATGTGCGGATAGCGATGCTGCTAACACCCGAATATCTTGGAGAGGAACTCAAATGA
- a CDS encoding N-succinylarginine dihydrolase, with product MSSLTEINFDGIVGPSHNYAGLSLGNIASASHKGDPSYPKAAALQGVAKMRGNLARLGVQGFLLPLPRPNNALAASLAYDGSEPAALRAAPWSASSMWTANAATVSPAPDTKDGKCHLTPANLVTMLHRAQEWPDTKRMLEVVFGNRDHFTVHGIAPMTFGDEGAANHMRLCEGHGSAGVEVFVYGRPGGKFPARQHEQSSRLVARQHGLDPAKCVFIEQNPAAIEAGAFHNDVVSVANERVLFTHAEAFADQAGAYEAIRSAFPALEVVEVPSDAVSIEEAIRTYLFNAQLVTQPDGTMALIVPEECRESGSVWAYCERMMAGNGPIKHVVPVDVRQSMANGGGPACLRLRVVCDPEAVDPRFMLDEAKADLLESTIAAHYPEQIDPADIGKDSLAQTVMAARQALLDALLIPELG from the coding sequence ATGAGCAGCCTAACAGAAATCAACTTCGACGGAATCGTTGGCCCATCACACAATTATGCCGGCCTCAGCCTCGGCAATATCGCGAGCGCCAGCCACAAAGGCGATCCGTCCTATCCGAAAGCCGCCGCGCTTCAGGGTGTGGCCAAGATGCGCGGCAATCTCGCGCGGCTTGGCGTGCAGGGATTTTTGCTGCCGCTGCCCCGCCCCAATAACGCGCTGGCAGCCTCGCTCGCCTATGACGGATCGGAGCCCGCTGCATTGCGCGCTGCGCCGTGGTCAGCTTCCAGCATGTGGACGGCCAATGCTGCCACAGTCAGCCCTGCCCCGGATACCAAAGACGGCAAGTGTCACCTGACACCAGCGAATCTCGTCACAATGCTGCACCGCGCGCAGGAATGGCCGGATACCAAGCGCATGCTTGAAGTCGTCTTTGGCAATCGCGATCACTTCACCGTCCATGGCATTGCGCCCATGACATTCGGCGATGAAGGCGCGGCCAATCATATGCGCCTGTGCGAAGGACATGGCAGCGCAGGCGTGGAAGTGTTCGTATATGGCCGACCCGGCGGGAAATTCCCCGCACGCCAGCACGAACAATCCAGCCGCCTTGTCGCGCGGCAACACGGCCTCGACCCTGCGAAGTGCGTGTTTATCGAACAGAACCCCGCCGCGATTGAAGCAGGCGCTTTCCATAATGATGTCGTATCTGTCGCGAACGAGCGGGTCCTATTCACCCATGCCGAAGCTTTCGCCGATCAAGCAGGCGCATATGAAGCGATCCGCAGCGCTTTCCCCGCTCTCGAAGTGGTCGAAGTGCCATCCGATGCAGTTTCCATCGAAGAAGCGATCCGCACCTATCTGTTCAACGCGCAGCTGGTGACGCAACCGGACGGAACCATGGCTCTGATCGTGCCCGAAGAATGCCGCGAAAGCGGCAGCGTTTGGGCCTATTGCGAGCGGATGATGGCCGGAAACGGTCCTATAAAGCACGTCGTCCCCGTGGATGTACGCCAAAGCATGGCCAATGGCGGCGGGCCCGCCTGCCTTCGCTTGCGCGTCGTGTGCGATCCGGAGGCCGTCGATCCGCGCTTCATGCTGGACGAGGCGAAAGCCGACTTGCTCGAATCGACGATTGCCGCGCATTATCCCGAACAAATCGATCCGGCCGATATTGGCAAAGACAGCCTTGCGCAAACTGTGATGGCCGCACGCCAGGCTCTACTCGACGCGTTACTTATCCCTGAATTGGGTTAA
- a CDS encoding enoyl-CoA hydratase has protein sequence MYAQDLSNRFAAAAFSVAISAAFFAYAIIPASPSLMV, from the coding sequence ATGTACGCCCAAGACCTTTCAAACCGCTTTGCCGCAGCAGCCTTCTCGGTAGCAATCTCGGCAGCATTCTTCGCTTACGCAATCATCCCCGCCAGCCCTTCGCTGATGGTCTGA
- the recF gene encoding DNA replication/repair protein RecF, which translates to MALTKITLQNFRNHAASELSDTAHFNLLVGENGAGKTNVLEALSLLSPGRGLRRASLGDLARKPDPDAETGAFAIGASLIEQGQTSARIGTYTEAERPTRRLVRINGAEASASALSEWHAVSWLTPAMDGLFTDSAGARRRFVDRMTLAVEPGHAKNVTALENALRERNKLLETGGEARWLDAVEAQVAQHGTVVAQNRARLIAMLVDELSALPPEPFARPILTYRPGGPTDVAELLAELARARPRDRAAGRALSGPHRDELEVIMASSGVPAASCSTGEQKAMLIAITLAHGILASTGRPSVLLLDEVAAHLDPVRRTELFRRLGQGKAQVWMTGTEMAPFAGIESEAAIWRVSGGSLERL; encoded by the coding sequence ATGGCGCTGACCAAGATCACCCTTCAGAACTTTCGCAATCACGCAGCTTCCGAGCTTTCGGATACGGCGCATTTCAATCTGCTGGTGGGGGAGAACGGCGCTGGGAAAACCAATGTGCTGGAGGCGCTGTCTCTGTTGAGCCCCGGGCGCGGATTGCGCCGCGCCAGCCTTGGCGATCTCGCCCGCAAACCTGATCCCGATGCAGAGACGGGCGCATTCGCCATCGGAGCAAGCCTGATCGAGCAAGGCCAGACCTCCGCGCGGATAGGTACGTATACAGAAGCAGAGCGCCCTACCCGCCGCCTTGTGCGCATAAACGGAGCCGAAGCGAGCGCCAGCGCGCTTTCCGAATGGCACGCCGTTTCATGGCTCACCCCGGCGATGGACGGACTGTTCACCGACAGTGCGGGCGCACGCCGCCGCTTTGTGGATCGGATGACACTTGCGGTTGAACCCGGTCACGCGAAGAACGTGACGGCTCTCGAAAACGCGCTGCGCGAACGCAATAAGCTGCTCGAAACGGGTGGTGAAGCCCGCTGGCTGGATGCGGTCGAGGCTCAGGTCGCGCAGCACGGCACGGTGGTCGCGCAAAACCGCGCCCGGCTGATCGCTATGCTGGTGGATGAACTCTCAGCACTTCCGCCAGAACCCTTTGCCCGTCCAATCCTGACCTATCGCCCCGGCGGCCCGACCGATGTCGCCGAATTGCTTGCGGAACTTGCCCGCGCCCGTCCTAGAGACCGCGCCGCTGGCCGCGCGCTTTCCGGCCCTCATCGCGACGAGCTGGAAGTGATCATGGCCTCCAGCGGTGTTCCAGCGGCTTCGTGCTCCACTGGCGAGCAAAAAGCGATGTTGATCGCCATCACCCTCGCGCATGGCATCCTTGCCTCAACAGGACGGCCCAGCGTATTGCTGCTCGATGAAGTCGCCGCGCATCTCGACCCAGTCCGGCGGACAGAATTGTTCCGCAGACTTGGCCAAGGCAAAGCGCAAGTGTGGATGACCGGCACGGAAATGGCCCCCTTCGCTGGTATTGAAAGCGAAGCGGCCATCTGGCGGGTGAGCGGAGGCTCCCTAGAACGCCTTTAA
- a CDS encoding arylesterase codes for MHESAWSKTKQILRHTVAIASLPLVLAACSENADDGQAVPGAGTSRVETELPAIPVMGPEVNVLAFGNSLFAGYGLKDGESYPAKLERALRSKGVNAVIANAGVSGDTTAAGLDRLEFTLDAQETKPDLFILELGGNDLLRGLSPAETRANFVAMLDELKERDIPVLLMGMRAPPNYGPEYQADFDALYGELAREYGAQLIPFWLEDIYEDPTLFQSDRIHPSAEGIEALVASTLDQVENALPVSDNLEPVAAEPTQ; via the coding sequence ATGCACGAGAGCGCTTGGTCGAAAACGAAACAGATACTGCGTCACACAGTGGCGATTGCGTCGCTGCCATTGGTTTTGGCGGCGTGCAGTGAGAACGCCGATGATGGCCAGGCGGTTCCCGGAGCGGGCACTTCGCGGGTTGAGACTGAATTGCCGGCCATTCCTGTCATGGGGCCAGAGGTGAATGTGCTTGCCTTCGGGAACAGCCTGTTTGCCGGATACGGCCTGAAAGATGGCGAGAGCTATCCGGCTAAATTGGAGCGAGCGCTGCGATCCAAGGGTGTGAATGCAGTCATCGCAAATGCCGGAGTTTCCGGCGATACAACGGCGGCGGGCCTCGATCGGTTGGAGTTCACGCTGGACGCGCAAGAGACAAAGCCTGATCTGTTTATTCTGGAGCTGGGCGGCAATGATCTGCTGCGCGGTCTTTCGCCTGCGGAAACGCGCGCCAACTTCGTTGCGATGCTCGATGAGCTGAAAGAGCGGGACATTCCCGTCCTGTTGATGGGCATGCGCGCGCCGCCCAACTATGGCCCGGAATATCAGGCCGATTTTGACGCGCTCTATGGTGAGCTGGCTCGGGAATATGGCGCGCAGTTGATTCCGTTCTGGCTCGAAGACATTTATGAAGATCCGACACTGTTCCAGAGCGACCGCATTCACCCGTCAGCCGAAGGAATCGAAGCGCTCGTTGCTTCTACGCTTGATCAGGTTGAGAACGCATTGCCTGTATCTGACAATCTTGAGCCCGTGGCGGCAGAGCCAACGCAATAA
- a CDS encoding ABC transporter ATP-binding protein → MVSVTNTSSGASPAISARNLTLTLGSAQAPVDILRGIDLDIAKGEVVALLGPSGSGKSSLMAVLSGLERASGGTLNVAGADFAGMDEDGLAQARRGRIGIVLQAFHLLPTMTAAENVATPMELAGSDDAQPRAIAELEAVGLGHRIGHYPTQLSGGEQQRVAIARAIAPRPELIFADEPTGNLDVTTGEEIVKLLFERRKASGATLLIITHDASLAEKCERVLTMADGVIVSDTKNAAA, encoded by the coding sequence CTGGTGTCTGTGACCAATACTTCTTCTGGCGCTTCCCCCGCCATCTCCGCCCGTAACCTCACCTTGACCCTCGGCAGCGCGCAAGCTCCGGTGGACATTTTGCGCGGTATCGATCTCGATATTGCCAAAGGCGAGGTCGTTGCCCTGCTCGGCCCGTCTGGCTCGGGCAAAAGTTCGCTTATGGCGGTTCTTTCGGGCCTTGAACGGGCGAGTGGCGGTACGTTGAATGTCGCTGGCGCCGATTTCGCCGGAATGGACGAGGATGGCCTGGCGCAGGCGCGGCGTGGCCGCATCGGCATCGTGCTTCAGGCGTTCCACCTGCTTCCGACCATGACCGCGGCAGAGAATGTTGCGACCCCGATGGAACTGGCTGGCTCTGATGATGCACAACCGCGTGCGATTGCAGAGTTGGAAGCCGTTGGCCTTGGTCACCGCATCGGCCATTACCCCACGCAGCTTTCCGGCGGCGAGCAACAGCGCGTTGCCATAGCCCGCGCCATCGCGCCGCGCCCCGAACTTATCTTTGCCGACGAACCGACAGGCAATCTCGACGTCACAACTGGCGAAGAGATCGTCAAATTGCTGTTCGAACGCCGCAAAGCATCGGGCGCGACCCTGTTGATCATCACTCATGACGCCAGCCTCGCCGAGAAATGCGAGCGCGTGCTGACGATGGCGGACGGCGTGATCGTTTCCGATACGAAGAACGCCGCCGCATGA
- the mscL gene encoding large conductance mechanosensitive channel protein MscL, with translation MLTEFKEFIAKGNVMELAVAVIIAGAFAVIVSSLTADVIMPLVGAIFGDVDFSSKYIVLSGEVEAGMSLEAAREAGANVLAWGAFVTTIINFIILAFIIFMLVRYANKAQASFEKPAEDTPAEPEGPTEIELLTEIRDALKK, from the coding sequence ATGCTTACAGAATTCAAGGAATTTATTGCCAAGGGCAACGTGATGGAACTGGCCGTCGCGGTGATTATCGCAGGCGCCTTTGCCGTTATCGTGTCGTCATTGACGGCCGATGTTATCATGCCGCTGGTCGGTGCGATCTTTGGTGATGTTGATTTCAGCAGCAAATACATCGTGCTGTCGGGCGAAGTCGAAGCGGGCATGTCATTGGAAGCGGCCCGTGAAGCTGGCGCCAATGTGCTCGCTTGGGGCGCATTCGTGACCACCATTATCAACTTCATCATCCTCGCCTTCATCATCTTCATGCTGGTTCGCTACGCCAACAAGGCGCAGGCGAGCTTTGAAAAGCCTGCAGAAGATACGCCGGCTGAGCCAGAAGGCCCTACCGAGATCGAACTGTTGACGGAAATCCGTGACGCTTTGAAAAAATAA
- a CDS encoding TPM domain-containing protein gives MPRPFIAAFAALLIAGCSAGAEEVQLPPVTPALELTGQVVDAADVFDEQFEHDLTRRLGQLEQDTQVQFVVATTPDLEGWDIETYSLDLANAWGLGSVERDDGLLLLVAPNERKVRIEVGSGLEKVVTNDEAARIIENDLLPSFRTGDFTVGVIKGVDSLIIELAPQELKEAA, from the coding sequence GTGCCGCGACCCTTCATTGCCGCTTTCGCTGCGCTCCTGATCGCAGGATGCTCGGCGGGAGCGGAAGAGGTCCAGCTTCCACCGGTTACGCCTGCGCTGGAACTCACCGGGCAAGTGGTTGATGCGGCAGATGTGTTTGATGAGCAATTCGAGCACGATCTGACCCGCCGTCTGGGACAGCTTGAGCAGGACACACAAGTCCAGTTTGTTGTCGCGACCACGCCTGACTTGGAAGGATGGGACATCGAAACCTACTCACTCGACTTAGCAAATGCATGGGGACTTGGCAGCGTTGAGCGCGATGACGGACTGCTCTTGCTGGTTGCTCCAAACGAACGGAAAGTGCGGATCGAAGTTGGATCTGGACTTGAGAAAGTCGTCACCAACGACGAGGCAGCCCGTATTATCGAAAATGATCTGTTGCCGAGTTTTCGAACTGGTGATTTCACGGTCGGCGTTATCAAAGGCGTCGACAGCCTGATCATCGAATTGGCACCACAAGAATTGAAAGAGGCCGCATGA
- a CDS encoding TPM domain-containing protein, translated as MKKLAILLAAIAALFASPIAAQPEFPELTGRVVDNADIIPADVEAQLNAKLEALETQSQRQLVVATVPSLQDYEISDYGYQLGRAWGLGDEERNDGALLLVAPNERKVRIEVGYGLEGTLTDALSSVIIQNAILPRFRADDYPGGIAAGADAIITQLQLPPEEARQVAQAAGQKRSNSTYKGGIPIGTLVWLGFLFFIIVMPMIRRGRGRKYRSKGDGPWGKRDRGRDRDWKDTAGDIILWEVGSAIARGAMRGGGGGGGFSGGGGFGGGFSGGGGSFGGGGASGGW; from the coding sequence ATGAAAAAGCTAGCTATCCTGCTTGCAGCCATAGCCGCGCTTTTCGCGTCACCGATCGCTGCGCAACCTGAATTTCCTGAGCTTACAGGGCGCGTTGTTGACAACGCCGACATTATCCCGGCCGACGTCGAAGCGCAGCTAAACGCGAAATTGGAGGCGCTCGAGACGCAGTCCCAGCGCCAATTGGTCGTAGCGACTGTACCCAGCCTTCAGGATTACGAGATCTCCGACTACGGGTATCAGCTTGGCCGTGCATGGGGTCTTGGCGATGAAGAGCGCAATGACGGCGCGCTTCTGTTGGTTGCTCCGAATGAGCGCAAAGTCCGCATCGAAGTCGGCTATGGCCTCGAAGGTACGCTGACCGACGCGCTCTCCTCCGTTATCATCCAGAATGCGATCCTGCCGCGATTTCGCGCAGACGATTATCCGGGCGGGATTGCCGCAGGGGCAGATGCAATAATCACCCAGCTCCAGCTTCCACCCGAAGAAGCCCGCCAAGTGGCGCAAGCTGCCGGACAGAAGCGCAGCAATTCAACCTATAAGGGCGGCATTCCGATAGGCACGCTGGTCTGGCTCGGTTTTCTGTTCTTCATCATTGTCATGCCAATGATCCGGCGCGGCCGCGGGCGGAAGTACCGTTCGAAGGGCGATGGTCCTTGGGGCAAGCGCGATCGGGGCCGCGATCGTGATTGGAAAGACACCGCTGGCGACATCATCCTTTGGGAAGTAGGCAGCGCGATCGCTCGCGGCGCAATGCGCGGCGGCGGTGGAGGCGGCGGCTTTAGCGGTGGCGGAGGCTTCGGCGGAGGCTTTTCCGGCGGCGGCGGATCATTCGGGGGCGGTGGCGCCTCAGGAGGCTGGTGA
- a CDS encoding SDR family oxidoreductase yields the protein MTSPRPQRCKGKLALVTGGAQGLGRAHCIRLAQEGARVLATDINGEGAAETAEIVNAEMGAGTAFSAQHDVTDPSSWEAAVDAAREGMGGLNVLVNNAGIGVPGNIEECDFGDWQRCFSINVDSIFHGCQKALPLMREHAPGSIINISSIAGLIASDTMPAYNASKAAVWMLSKSIALHCAKKNMQIRSNSVHPTFVDTPILDGTAKAHQLDKNVLMDKLARQIPLRFVGEPNDIANAVVYLASDESRFMTGAELKLDGGISAM from the coding sequence ATGACATCACCGCGACCCCAACGCTGCAAAGGCAAACTCGCTCTGGTAACTGGCGGCGCGCAAGGGCTTGGCCGCGCGCACTGCATCCGGCTTGCTCAAGAGGGCGCTCGCGTTCTTGCAACCGATATTAACGGCGAAGGCGCGGCGGAGACAGCCGAGATCGTCAATGCGGAAATGGGCGCAGGCACCGCGTTTTCAGCGCAGCATGACGTCACTGATCCCTCTAGCTGGGAAGCCGCTGTCGACGCAGCCCGCGAAGGTATGGGCGGGCTCAATGTGCTGGTGAACAATGCCGGTATCGGCGTTCCCGGCAACATCGAAGAATGCGATTTCGGCGATTGGCAGCGGTGTTTCTCGATCAATGTCGATTCCATTTTCCACGGTTGTCAGAAAGCTCTGCCGCTGATGCGTGAACACGCGCCGGGTTCGATCATCAACATCTCCAGCATCGCCGGTCTGATCGCCAGCGATACCATGCCCGCTTACAACGCTTCGAAAGCGGCTGTGTGGATGCTGTCGAAATCGATCGCGCTCCACTGCGCGAAGAAGAACATGCAGATCCGCAGCAATTCGGTGCATCCGACCTTTGTCGACACGCCGATCCTCGATGGCACCGCCAAAGCGCACCAGCTCGATAAGAACGTGTTGATGGACAAGCTCGCGCGGCAAATTCCGTTGCGGTTTGTGGGTGAGCCAAACGATATCGCGAACGCAGTCGTCTATCTGGCGAGCGATGAAAGCCGCTTTATGACGGGCGCAGAGCTCAAGCTCGATGGCGGCATCAGCGCCATGTAG
- a CDS encoding acyltransferase yields MPSPNRFDTLDAMRGLAAFAVVVYHTSRPNPLGYLAVDLFFILSGFVLCHAYGGRIELVNFIRIRLIRLYPMFLAGVLVGLAIRGGNPASLLLVPDWTSERLYPMNTALWSVAYELLASIGFGLLYRFGWKAWLPFWAGSGLIWCSVLVQTGQGSLGMTWDGQEFALARLTFTFTTGIALYWLFQRYGKRIESHWAWLVCIAPVALTFWADLPLVLALTILLPACVLAGAIIELPAKRFAKLSGDISYPLYAIHLPIVALFGWISVPIVLVASFLLDRYIDRPVRRWLTAKTARLVKAA; encoded by the coding sequence GTGCCTTCTCCGAACCGCTTTGATACGCTCGATGCAATGCGTGGGCTCGCGGCATTCGCCGTCGTGGTCTATCATACGAGCAGGCCAAATCCGCTCGGCTACCTTGCCGTGGACCTGTTTTTCATTCTCTCAGGCTTTGTCCTCTGTCACGCCTATGGCGGTCGGATCGAGCTGGTGAACTTCATCCGAATTCGCTTGATCCGTCTTTATCCGATGTTCCTTGCCGGCGTTCTTGTCGGCCTTGCGATCAGAGGGGGTAACCCGGCATCGCTTTTGTTGGTACCCGACTGGACGAGCGAACGGCTCTACCCGATGAACACGGCCCTGTGGTCGGTCGCCTATGAATTGTTGGCGAGCATTGGGTTTGGTTTGCTGTACCGCTTCGGCTGGAAAGCGTGGCTGCCGTTTTGGGCTGGTTCCGGCCTGATCTGGTGCAGTGTCTTGGTCCAGACCGGTCAGGGTAGCCTCGGCATGACATGGGATGGGCAGGAATTCGCCCTTGCCCGTCTGACTTTCACCTTCACGACGGGAATTGCGCTTTACTGGTTATTCCAGCGGTATGGGAAACGGATCGAAAGCCATTGGGCATGGCTCGTTTGTATCGCGCCAGTGGCGCTCACATTCTGGGCTGATTTGCCGTTGGTTCTGGCACTGACAATTTTGTTGCCCGCCTGTGTTCTCGCAGGGGCAATAATCGAGCTGCCCGCCAAACGTTTTGCAAAGCTCAGCGGCGATATCAGTTACCCACTCTATGCCATCCACTTGCCGATCGTCGCGCTGTTTGGATGGATCAGTGTGCCGATCGTACTGGTCGCATCTTTCCTGTTAGACAGGTATATTGACCGGCCCGTCCGCCGCTGGTTGACTGCAAAGACTGCCCGGCTCGTAAAAGCCGCCTGA
- a CDS encoding LemA family protein: MNLKTLTRAALVAAASLSLAACGINSVPAAEEEAKAKWADVEAQFQRRANLIPNLAEVARGAAENERGILTEVTEARARATSVQVSADDLGDETKMAELAQAQGQLSQGLGRLLASFEAYPTIQSNQNFLALQSQLEGTENRISVAIRDYNEAVRKYNTTIRTFPDTIGANIIHGADPLVPYSAVTEGAEEAPELDLTANS; encoded by the coding sequence ATGAATCTGAAGACACTTACCCGCGCTGCTTTGGTGGCAGCCGCATCGCTTTCGCTTGCCGCCTGCGGCATCAACTCGGTGCCCGCAGCCGAAGAAGAAGCCAAGGCGAAATGGGCCGATGTCGAAGCGCAGTTCCAACGCCGCGCCAACCTGATCCCCAACCTTGCCGAAGTCGCGCGCGGTGCCGCCGAAAACGAGCGCGGCATCCTCACCGAAGTGACAGAAGCCCGCGCCCGCGCAACATCGGTACAAGTCAGCGCCGATGATCTGGGTGACGAGACGAAAATGGCAGAACTGGCTCAGGCACAAGGCCAATTGAGCCAAGGTTTGGGGCGCCTGCTCGCAAGCTTTGAAGCCTATCCGACGATCCAGTCAAACCAGAACTTCCTCGCACTGCAAAGTCAGCTTGAAGGCACGGAGAACCGTATTTCGGTCGCGATCCGCGACTACAACGAAGCGGTTCGCAAATATAACACCACCATCCGGACCTTCCCCGACACGATCGGCGCGAACATCATCCACGGTGCGGACCCGCTGGTTCCATACTCGGCAGTGACCGAAGGTGCTGAAGAAGCGCCAGAGCTTGATCTGACGGCAAACTCATAA
- a CDS encoding enoyl-CoA hydratase has protein sequence MLNSDTTSRLFAAAFSVILSTGVFAYAIIPGSPVIA, from the coding sequence ATGTTAAACTCTGACACCACAAGCCGCCTGTTCGCAGCCGCTTTCTCAGTGATCCTCTCTACCGGCGTTTTTGCATACGCAATCATCCCCGGCAGCCCCGTGATCGCCTGA